One genomic segment of Streptomyces liangshanensis includes these proteins:
- a CDS encoding DUF721 domain-containing protein: MPVADGGGAAGVPAPPESSGVDLARVALRAAKEQARARGDAAQQKKQARRGGGLRSGARADGRDPLPLGAAISRLITERGWEAPAAVGGVMGRWPQIVGDDVAKHCVPQKYEEDERVLTVQCDSTAWATQLRLLAPRLVARLNEDLGHGTVRVIKVLGPTGPPQRYGRLRAPGSKGPGDTYG; this comes from the coding sequence CTGCCGGTGGCCGACGGGGGCGGGGCGGCGGGTGTGCCGGCGCCGCCGGAGTCGTCGGGGGTGGACCTGGCGCGGGTGGCGTTGCGGGCGGCGAAGGAGCAGGCGCGGGCGCGTGGGGATGCCGCGCAGCAGAAGAAGCAGGCCAGGCGGGGTGGGGGGCTGCGGTCGGGGGCGCGGGCGGACGGGCGTGATCCGTTGCCGCTGGGCGCGGCGATCAGCCGGCTGATCACGGAGCGGGGCTGGGAGGCGCCGGCGGCCGTGGGCGGGGTGATGGGCCGGTGGCCGCAGATCGTCGGGGACGACGTGGCGAAGCACTGTGTGCCGCAGAAGTACGAGGAGGACGAGCGGGTCCTCACGGTGCAGTGCGACTCGACGGCGTGGGCGACGCAGCTGCGGTTGCTGGCGCCGCGTCTGGTGGCGCGGTTGAACGAGGACCTGGGGCACGGCACCGTACGGGTGATCAAGGTGTTGGGGCCGACGGGTCCGCCGCAGCGGTACGGCCGGCTGCGGGCGCCGGGGAGCAAGGGTCCCGGCGACACGTACGGATGA
- the recF gene encoding DNA replication/repair protein RecF (All proteins in this family for which functions are known are DNA-binding proteins that assist the filamentation of RecA onto DNA for the initiation of recombination or recombinational repair.) — MHVTHLSLADFRSYARVEVPLDPGVTVFVGANGQGKTNLVEAVGYLASLGSHRVSSDAPLVRAGAERAVIRAAVTQGERSQLVELELNPGRANRARINRSSQVRPRDVLGIVRTVLFAPEDLALVKGDPGERRRFLDELVTARSPRMAGVRSDYDRVLRQRNTLLKSAAMARRHGGRGMDLSTLDVWDQHLARVGAELLAQRVDLVETLRPLTDKAYEQVAPGGGPVGLEYRSSAVEADGSADGADGGGGAGLGHGREALYERLLAALAEVRKQEIERGVTLVGPHRDDLVLKLGQLPAKGYASHGESWSFALALRLASYDLLRAEGNEPVLVLDDVFAELDARRRERLAELVAPGEQVLVTAAVGDDVPGVLAGTRFVVAGGAVERA, encoded by the coding sequence ATGCACGTCACGCATCTGTCGCTGGCCGACTTCCGGTCGTACGCCCGGGTCGAGGTTCCGCTCGACCCGGGCGTCACCGTGTTCGTGGGGGCGAACGGGCAGGGGAAGACGAATCTGGTCGAGGCGGTCGGGTATCTGGCCTCGCTCGGCAGTCACCGGGTGTCGTCCGACGCGCCGTTGGTGCGGGCGGGCGCGGAGCGGGCGGTGATCCGGGCGGCGGTGACGCAGGGCGAGCGGTCGCAGCTGGTGGAGCTGGAGCTGAATCCGGGCCGGGCGAACCGGGCGCGGATCAACCGGTCGTCGCAGGTCAGGCCGCGGGATGTGCTGGGGATCGTACGGACGGTCCTGTTCGCGCCGGAGGATCTGGCGCTGGTGAAGGGCGATCCGGGTGAGCGCCGGCGGTTCCTCGACGAGCTGGTGACGGCGCGGTCGCCGCGGATGGCGGGGGTGCGGTCGGACTACGACCGGGTGCTGAGGCAGCGCAACACGTTGTTGAAGTCGGCGGCGATGGCGCGGCGGCACGGCGGGCGGGGCATGGACCTGTCGACGCTGGACGTGTGGGACCAGCATCTGGCGCGGGTGGGCGCGGAGTTGCTGGCGCAGCGGGTGGACCTGGTGGAGACGTTGCGTCCGCTGACGGACAAGGCGTACGAGCAGGTGGCGCCCGGGGGCGGTCCGGTGGGGCTGGAGTACCGCTCGTCGGCCGTCGAGGCGGATGGGTCCGCAGACGGAGCGGACGGCGGGGGTGGCGCGGGGCTGGGTCACGGGCGTGAGGCGCTGTACGAGCGGTTGCTCGCGGCGCTGGCGGAGGTGCGGAAGCAGGAGATCGAGCGCGGGGTGACGCTGGTCGGGCCGCACCGTGACGATCTGGTGCTGAAGCTGGGCCAGTTGCCCGCGAAGGGGTACGCCAGTCATGGGGAGTCGTGGTCGTTCGCGTTGGCGCTGCGGCTGGCTTCGTACGACTTGCTGAGGGCCGAGGGCAACGAGCCGGTGCTGGTGCTGGACGACGTGTTCGCGGAGTTGGACGCGCGGCGGCGGGAGCGGCTGGCGGAGCTGGTGGCGCCGGGTGAGCAGGTGCTGGTGACGGCGGCGGTGGGCGACGACGTTCCGGGGGTGCTGGCGGGGACGCGGTTCGTGGTGGCCGGCGGCGCGGTGGAGCGGGCGTGA
- the gnd gene encoding phosphogluconate dehydrogenase (NAD(+)-dependent, decarboxylating): protein MELGLIGLGKMGGNMRERIRRAGHTVVGYDRNPDVSDVHSIEELVSTLKGPRVVWVMVPSGAATQSTIDELAGLLSPGDVVVDGGNSRWTDDEKHAVELGIKGVGFVDCGVSGGVWGLENGYALMYGGKPEDVAKAQPIFDALKPEGDFGSVHAGKVGAGHFAKMVHNGIEYAMMQAYAEGWELLEKVGSVTDVREVFRSWQEGTVIRSWLLDLAVKALDDDEHLDQLKGFAEDSGEGRWTVEAAIDHAVPLPAITASLFARFASRQDDSPQMKMVAALRNQFGGHSVESKQAK, encoded by the coding sequence ATGGAGCTCGGTCTCATCGGTCTCGGCAAGATGGGCGGCAACATGCGCGAGCGCATTCGCCGCGCGGGCCACACCGTCGTCGGATATGACCGCAACCCGGACGTCTCCGATGTACACAGCATCGAAGAGCTGGTCAGCACGCTCAAGGGCCCCCGGGTCGTGTGGGTGATGGTCCCGTCCGGTGCGGCGACGCAGTCCACGATCGACGAGCTGGCCGGCCTGCTGTCGCCCGGCGACGTCGTGGTGGACGGCGGGAACTCCCGCTGGACGGACGATGAGAAGCACGCCGTGGAGCTGGGCATCAAGGGCGTCGGCTTCGTCGACTGCGGTGTCTCGGGCGGGGTCTGGGGCCTGGAGAACGGCTACGCGCTGATGTACGGCGGCAAGCCGGAGGACGTCGCGAAGGCGCAGCCGATCTTCGACGCGCTCAAGCCGGAGGGTGACTTCGGCTCGGTGCACGCGGGCAAGGTCGGGGCGGGCCACTTCGCGAAGATGGTTCACAACGGCATCGAGTACGCGATGATGCAGGCCTACGCCGAGGGCTGGGAGCTGCTGGAGAAGGTCGGCTCGGTCACGGACGTCCGTGAGGTCTTCCGGTCGTGGCAGGAGGGCACGGTCATCCGTTCCTGGCTGCTGGACCTAGCGGTCAAGGCGCTGGACGACGACGAGCACCTGGACCAGCTGAAGGGCTTCGCGGAGGACTCGGGCGAGGGCCGGTGGACGGTCGAGGCGGCCATCGACCACGCGGTGCCGCTGCCCGCGATCACGGCGTCGCTGTTCGCGCGGTTCGCGTCGCGTCAGGACGATTCGCCGCAGATGAAGATGGTCGCGGCGCTGCGTAACCAGTTCGGCGGGCACTCCGTCGAGTCGAAGCAGGCGAAGTAG
- the dnaN gene encoding DNA polymerase III subunit beta, whose amino-acid sequence MKIRVERDVLAEAVAWVARSLPARPPAPVLAGLLLKAEEGALSFSSFDYEVSARVSVDAEVEEDGTVLVSGRLLADICRALPNRPVEISTDGVRATVVCGSSRFTLHTLPVDEYPALPQMPTATGTVPGEIFASAASQVAIAAGRDDTLPVLTGVRIEIEGDTVTLASTDRYRFAVREFLWKPEAADISAVALVPAKTLLDTAKALTSGDTVTLALSGAGAGEGLIGFEGAGRRTTTRLLEGDLPKYRTLFPTEFNSIAVIETAPFVEAVKRVALVAERNTPVRLSFEQGVLILEAGSSDDAQAVERVDAQLDGDDISIAFNPTFLLDGLSAIDSPVAQLSFTTSTKPALLSGKADVKAEADEAYKYLIMPVRLSG is encoded by the coding sequence GTGAAGATCCGGGTGGAGCGCGACGTACTCGCCGAGGCGGTGGCCTGGGTGGCCCGGAGCCTCCCGGCACGGCCCCCGGCGCCGGTACTCGCAGGCCTGCTGCTGAAGGCCGAGGAAGGCGCCCTCAGCTTCTCCAGCTTCGACTACGAGGTCTCGGCCCGCGTCTCGGTGGACGCCGAGGTCGAGGAGGACGGCACGGTCCTCGTCTCGGGCCGGCTGCTCGCGGACATCTGCCGCGCCCTGCCCAACCGCCCCGTGGAGATCTCCACGGACGGCGTACGGGCCACCGTGGTCTGCGGCTCGTCCCGGTTCACCCTCCACACCCTGCCGGTGGACGAGTACCCGGCGCTGCCGCAGATGCCGACGGCCACCGGCACCGTCCCCGGCGAGATCTTCGCCTCGGCCGCCTCCCAGGTCGCCATCGCCGCGGGCCGCGACGACACGCTCCCGGTGCTGACCGGTGTGCGGATCGAGATCGAGGGCGACACGGTCACGCTGGCCTCGACGGACCGCTACCGCTTCGCGGTCCGGGAGTTCCTGTGGAAGCCGGAGGCGGCGGACATCTCCGCGGTCGCGCTGGTGCCCGCCAAGACGCTCCTGGACACCGCCAAGGCGCTCACCAGCGGTGACACGGTCACCCTGGCGCTCTCCGGGGCGGGCGCGGGCGAGGGGCTGATCGGTTTCGAGGGCGCGGGACGGCGGACGACGACCCGGCTGCTCGAAGGCGACCTGCCGAAGTACCGGACGCTGTTCCCGACGGAGTTCAACTCCATCGCGGTGATCGAGACGGCCCCGTTCGTGGAGGCCGTCAAGCGCGTGGCCCTGGTCGCCGAGCGGAACACGCCGGTGCGGCTGAGCTTCGAGCAGGGCGTGCTGATCCTGGAGGCGGGCTCCAGCGACGACGCACAGGCTGTGGAAAGGGTGGACGCGCAGCTGGACGGCGACGACATCTCGATCGCCTTCAACCCGACGTTCCTGCTGGACGGCCTGAGCGCGATCGACTCGCCGGTGGCGCAGCTGTCCTTCACGACGTCCACGAAGCCGGCGCTGCTCAGCGGCAAGGCGGATGTCAAGGCCGAGGCGGACGAAGCGTACAAGTACCTCATCATGCCGGTTCGCCTGAGCGGCTGA
- the dnaA gene encoding chromosomal replication initiator protein DnaA has product MADVPADLAAVWPRVLEQLLREGQQGVEPKDKQWIERCQPLALVADTALLAVPNEWGKRVLEGRLAPLISETLSHECGRPIRIAITVDETAGEPAPAPAVPQQHRYQSSLHDEQRQTDTYDNYGHRPPDDGMPSARPAYPDYQQRQRPDPGVWPQTQDDLSWQPRLGGYQDRDPYATTHPQQPQHDYRQPQGPDRSQYEQQHERHDLQDPQSPQHGGGPSGGRHRGAPGPVGPQSAPAPRPGEPHARLNPKYLFDTFVIGASNRFAHAAAVAVAEAPAKAYNPLFIYGESGLGKTHLLHAIGHYARSLYPGTRVRYVSSEEFTNEFINSIRDGKGDTFRKRYRDVDILLVDDIQFLASKESTQEEFFHTFNTLHNANKQIVLSSDRPPKQLITLEDRLRNRFEWGLTTDVQPPELETRIAILRKKAVQEQLNAPPEVLEFIASRISRNIRELEGALIRVTAFASLNRQPVDLGLTEIVLKDLIPGGEDAAPEITASAIMAATADYFGLTVEDLCGSSRSRVLVTARQIAMYLCRELTDLSLPKIGAQFGGRDHTTVMHADRKIRALMAERRSIYNQVTELTNRIKNG; this is encoded by the coding sequence GTGGCTGATGTACCTGCCGATCTTGCCGCAGTGTGGCCACGAGTGCTGGAGCAGCTCCTCAGGGAGGGCCAGCAGGGGGTGGAGCCCAAGGACAAGCAGTGGATCGAGCGCTGCCAGCCCCTCGCGCTGGTCGCCGACACGGCGCTGCTCGCCGTCCCCAACGAATGGGGCAAGCGGGTCCTGGAGGGCCGCCTCGCCCCGTTGATCAGCGAGACCCTGAGCCACGAGTGCGGCCGGCCCATCCGGATCGCGATCACCGTGGACGAGACGGCCGGCGAGCCCGCGCCCGCCCCCGCCGTACCGCAGCAGCACCGCTACCAGTCCTCGCTCCACGACGAGCAGCGGCAGACAGATACATACGACAACTACGGTCACCGCCCGCCGGACGACGGGATGCCGTCGGCGCGCCCGGCCTACCCGGACTACCAGCAGCGCCAGCGCCCCGATCCCGGTGTCTGGCCGCAGACCCAGGACGACCTGTCCTGGCAGCCCCGGCTCGGCGGCTACCAGGACCGCGATCCGTACGCCACCACCCACCCCCAGCAGCCGCAGCACGACTACCGGCAGCCGCAGGGCCCCGACCGCTCGCAGTACGAGCAGCAGCACGAGCGGCACGACCTCCAGGACCCGCAGTCGCCCCAGCACGGCGGCGGGCCGAGCGGGGGCCGGCACCGGGGGGCGCCGGGACCGGTGGGCCCGCAGTCCGCGCCGGCGCCGCGGCCCGGGGAGCCGCATGCCCGGCTCAACCCGAAGTACCTCTTCGACACCTTCGTCATCGGCGCCTCCAACCGGTTCGCGCACGCGGCGGCGGTCGCGGTGGCCGAGGCGCCCGCGAAGGCGTACAACCCCCTCTTCATCTACGGGGAGTCCGGGCTCGGCAAGACCCACCTGCTCCACGCGATCGGGCACTACGCGCGCAGCCTCTATCCGGGGACGCGGGTGCGGTACGTGAGCTCGGAGGAGTTCACGAACGAGTTCATCAACTCGATCCGGGACGGCAAGGGCGACACCTTCCGGAAGCGGTACCGGGATGTCGACATCCTCCTGGTCGACGACATCCAGTTCCTGGCGAGCAAGGAGTCGACGCAGGAGGAGTTCTTCCACACGTTCAACACGCTCCACAACGCGAACAAGCAGATCGTGCTGTCCTCGGACCGGCCGCCCAAGCAGCTGATCACCCTGGAGGACCGGCTGCGCAACCGCTTCGAGTGGGGGCTGACCACCGATGTGCAGCCGCCCGAGCTGGAGACGCGTATCGCGATCCTCCGTAAGAAGGCGGTGCAGGAGCAGCTGAACGCGCCGCCGGAGGTGCTGGAGTTCATCGCGTCCCGGATCTCGCGCAACATCCGGGAGCTGGAGGGCGCGCTGATCCGGGTGACCGCGTTCGCCTCGCTCAACCGGCAGCCGGTGGACCTCGGCCTGACGGAGATCGTCCTCAAGGACCTGATCCCGGGGGGCGAGGACGCGGCCCCGGAGATCACGGCGAGCGCCATCATGGCGGCGACCGCGGACTACTTCGGGCTGACCGTGGAGGACCTCTGCGGGTCGTCCCGCAGCCGGGTCCTGGTGACGGCCCGCCAGATCGCGATGTACCTCTGCCGGGAGCTGACGGATCTCTCGCTGCCGAAGATCGGGGCGCAGTTCGGCGGGCGGGACCATACGACCGTGATGCACGCGGACCGGAAGATCCGGGCGCTGATGGCCGAGCGGCGGTCCATCTACAACCAGGTCACGGAGCTCACGAACCGCATCAAGAACGGCTGA
- the rpmH gene encoding 50S ribosomal protein L34, giving the protein MSKRTFQPNNRRRAKTHGFRLRMRTRAGRAILATRRGKGRARLSA; this is encoded by the coding sequence GTGAGCAAGCGCACCTTCCAGCCGAACAACCGTCGTCGTGCGAAGACCCACGGCTTCCGTCTGCGCATGCGTACCCGTGCCGGTCGTGCGATCCTCGCGACCCGCCGTGGCAAGGGTCGCGCCCGTCTGTCCGCCTGA
- the rnpA gene encoding ribonuclease P protein component → MLPTENRLRRREDFATAVRRGRRAGRPLLVVHLHSGATDPHAPGESASPARAGFVVSKAVGGAVVRTRVKRRLRHLIRDRLLELPPGSLVVVRALPEAGGAEYERLARDLDAALQRLLGGGTR, encoded by the coding sequence GTGCTGCCTACCGAGAATCGGCTGAGGCGGCGCGAGGACTTCGCGACCGCGGTACGCCGGGGACGCCGGGCCGGACGCCCGCTTCTTGTCGTCCATCTACACAGCGGTGCAACGGACCCGCACGCGCCTGGGGAGAGCGCTTCCCCGGCACGTGCGGGTTTCGTCGTGAGCAAAGCTGTGGGCGGCGCGGTGGTACGGACCCGGGTGAAGCGAAGACTTCGCCATCTCATACGCGACCGACTGCTTGAGCTGCCCCCCGGTAGCCTGGTTGTCGTACGGGCGCTACCCGAAGCGGGTGGCGCCGAATATGAACGACTGGCCCGAGACCTGGACGCCGCTCTTCAGCGGCTGCTGGGAGGGGGCACGCGATGA
- the yidD gene encoding membrane protein insertion efficiency factor YidD — protein MKYPLLALIKLYQWTISPLLGPVCRYYPSCSHYGYTAIDRHGAVKGTALTAWRILRCNPWSPGGVDHVPPRKRPRWHELLRTAWRGDKGGHSVAGVPSGASAPEPPSPAAETSPKAQGA, from the coding sequence ATGAAGTACCCGCTGCTGGCTCTGATCAAGCTGTACCAGTGGACGATCAGCCCGCTTCTGGGCCCTGTCTGCCGGTACTACCCGTCGTGTTCGCACTACGGGTACACGGCCATCGACCGGCATGGCGCGGTGAAAGGCACGGCGCTGACCGCCTGGCGCATTCTGCGGTGCAATCCGTGGTCGCCGGGTGGTGTGGACCATGTCCCACCGCGCAAGCGCCCGCGTTGGCACGAGCTGCTGCGCACCGCGTGGCGCGGCGACAAGGGCGGGCACTCCGTCGCCGGCGTGCCTTCCGGGGCGTCGGCCCCCGAACCTCCCAGTCCGGCCGCAGAGACCTCGCCCAAAGCTCAAGGAGCCTGA
- the yidC gene encoding membrane protein insertase YidC, which translates to MDTIAGFFSFITTPVSWVIVQFHSLYGAIFGPDTGWAWGLSIVSLVVLIRICLIPLFVKQIKSTRNMQVLQPKMKAIQERYKNDKQRQSEEMMKLYKETGTNPLSSCLPILAQSPFFFALYHVLSSIANGKTMGVIDQGLLDSARKAHIFGAPLASKFLESSAKVDALGASLTNVRIVTAIMILLMSASQFYTQRQLMTKNVDLTVKTPYMQQQKMLMYIFPVIFAVTGINFPVGVLVYWLTTNVWTMGQQMYVINQNPTPGSKAQDAYLGRLLKNITTHEQVTSKRKRTIVGAIVAKGPDRNDNERKFFLNLAKAGLVPQADGTVAKSDTVAAEAEVGAAAARRQQPKRLTKAQRQAAAAQATADQKPAGSAPEHKAADDAAPAAKTSLEKQDEPRDSTSKPSGKPAAGSSPRQAKAGQRKGQQRPKHPSKK; encoded by the coding sequence GTGGACACGATTGCCGGATTCTTCAGTTTCATCACCACGCCAGTCTCGTGGGTCATTGTCCAGTTCCACAGTCTGTACGGCGCGATCTTCGGGCCCGACACGGGCTGGGCCTGGGGCCTGTCCATCGTGTCCCTGGTGGTACTGATCCGGATCTGTCTGATCCCGCTTTTCGTGAAGCAGATCAAGTCGACCCGGAACATGCAGGTCCTTCAGCCCAAGATGAAGGCGATCCAGGAGCGCTACAAGAACGACAAGCAGCGCCAGTCCGAGGAAATGATGAAGCTGTACAAGGAGACGGGTACCAACCCGCTCTCCTCGTGTCTTCCGATCCTGGCGCAGTCCCCGTTCTTCTTCGCGCTCTACCACGTGCTGTCGAGCATCGCCAACGGCAAGACGATGGGCGTGATCGACCAGGGCTTGCTGGACAGTGCCCGTAAGGCGCACATCTTCGGCGCCCCGCTGGCGTCGAAGTTCCTGGAGAGCAGCGCGAAGGTCGACGCGCTGGGCGCTTCGCTGACCAACGTGCGGATCGTCACAGCGATCATGATCCTTCTGATGTCGGCGTCGCAGTTCTACACGCAGCGCCAGCTGATGACGAAGAACGTCGACCTGACGGTCAAGACGCCGTACATGCAGCAGCAGAAGATGTTGATGTACATCTTCCCGGTCATCTTCGCCGTCACGGGCATCAACTTCCCCGTCGGTGTCCTCGTCTACTGGCTGACCACCAACGTGTGGACCATGGGCCAGCAGATGTACGTGATCAACCAGAACCCGACACCGGGCAGCAAGGCGCAGGACGCGTACCTCGGGCGTCTGCTGAAGAACATCACGACGCACGAGCAGGTCACGTCCAAGCGGAAGCGCACCATCGTCGGGGCGATCGTGGCCAAGGGGCCCGACCGCAACGACAACGAGCGTAAGTTCTTCCTGAACCTCGCGAAGGCGGGTCTGGTGCCCCAGGCCGACGGCACGGTCGCCAAGAGCGACACGGTGGCTGCCGAGGCCGAGGTGGGTGCCGCGGCGGCCAGGCGGCAGCAGCCGAAGCGTCTGACCAAGGCGCAGCGCCAGGCGGCGGCCGCCCAGGCGACGGCGGACCAGAAGCCTGCCGGTTCCGCGCCGGAGCACAAGGCGGCGGACGACGCCGCTCCCGCGGCGAAGACCTCGCTGGAGAAGCAGGACGAGCCGCGGGACTCCACGTCCAAGCCGTCGGGCAAGCCCGCCGCCGGTTCCTCCCCACGCCAAGCCAAGGCGGGACAGCGCAAGGGCCAGCAGCGGCCCAAGCACCCCTCCAAGAAGTAA
- a CDS encoding protein jag — translation MTEGTISAAAEGGDTLTRLEQEGEIAADYLEGLLDIADLDGDIDMDVEADRAAVSIISDSGRDLQKLVGRDGEVLEALQELTRLAVHRETGDRSRLMLDIAGFRAKKRTELAELGAKAADEVKSTGAPVKLDPMTPFERKVVHDAVAAAGLRSESEGEEPQRFVVVLPA, via the coding sequence GTGACGGAAGGCACCATCTCCGCCGCCGCCGAGGGGGGCGACACCCTGACCCGCCTGGAGCAGGAAGGGGAGATCGCGGCCGACTACCTCGAAGGCCTGCTCGACATCGCCGACCTCGACGGTGACATCGACATGGACGTCGAGGCCGACCGGGCCGCGGTTTCGATCATCAGCGACAGCGGCCGGGACCTCCAGAAGCTCGTGGGGCGTGACGGCGAGGTCCTGGAGGCGCTCCAGGAGCTGACGCGGCTCGCGGTGCACCGGGAGACCGGGGACCGCAGCCGGCTGATGCTCGACATCGCCGGTTTCCGGGCGAAGAAGCGCACCGAGCTCGCCGAGCTGGGTGCGAAGGCCGCGGACGAGGTCAAGTCCACCGGTGCCCCGGTGAAGCTCGATCCCATGACGCCTTTCGAGCGCAAGGTCGTGCACGACGCGGTCGCGGCCGCGGGTCTGCGCAGTGAGTCCGAGGGCGAGGAGCCGCAGCGCTTCGTCGTGGTCCTCCCTGCCTGA
- the rsmG gene encoding 16S rRNA (guanine(527)-N(7))-methyltransferase RsmG gives MTEAAELSPPPDEARTLFGASFASAVRYAELLADAGVKRGLIGPREVPRLWERHLLNCAVLSEVVPEGVTVCDVGSGAGLPGIPLALVRPDLKITLLEPLLRRTNFLQEVVELLGLDHVTVVRGRAEEVLGTLPPVHVVTARAVAPLDRLAGWGVPLLRPYGEMLLLKGDTAEEEVKGARAALSKLGVLEASVLRVGEGVVDPLATVVRVEVGESPGGVRFAAKRAKAARTSRTRRRR, from the coding sequence GTGACAGAGGCAGCAGAGCTTTCCCCTCCGCCGGACGAGGCGCGGACGCTTTTCGGCGCGTCCTTCGCCTCGGCGGTCCGCTACGCGGAGCTGCTGGCGGACGCGGGGGTCAAGCGCGGCCTGATCGGCCCCCGGGAGGTCCCGCGCCTCTGGGAGCGGCATCTGCTGAACTGCGCGGTGCTGTCCGAGGTCGTTCCCGAAGGCGTGACGGTCTGCGACGTCGGCTCGGGCGCGGGGCTGCCGGGCATACCGCTGGCGCTGGTACGGCCCGATCTCAAGATCACGCTCCTGGAGCCGCTGCTGCGGCGCACCAACTTTCTCCAGGAGGTGGTGGAGCTGCTGGGGCTGGACCACGTCACGGTGGTGCGTGGGCGGGCCGAGGAGGTCCTGGGCACCCTCCCGCCGGTCCACGTGGTGACGGCGCGCGCGGTGGCCCCGCTGGACCGCCTGGCGGGCTGGGGAGTGCCGCTGCTGCGTCCCTACGGGGAGATGCTGCTCCTGAAGGGCGACACCGCCGAGGAGGAGGTCAAGGGGGCCAGGGCCGCGCTCAGCAAGCTCGGTGTGCTGGAGGCCTCGGTGCTGCGGGTCGGGGAAGGGGTGGTCGATCCGCTGGCCACGGTGGTGCGGGTGGAGGTCGGGGAGAGCCCCGGTGGCGTACGGTTCGCAGCGAAGCGGGCCAAGGCCGCGCGGACCAGCCGTACGCGACGGCGCCGCTGA
- a CDS encoding ParA family protein produces MAGSIHCESEVEESESLRSDANIAGPMTDPVPGPRTESAGEDVSRETPPPMDDTPIGRAAQLAVEALGRAGEGLPRPEQTRVMVVANQKGGVGKTTTTVNLAASLALHGARVLVIDLDPQGNASTALGIDHHAEVPSIYDVLVESRPLSEVVQPVPDVEGLFCAPATIDLAGAEIELVSLVARESRLQRAIDAYEQPLDYILIDCPPSLGLLTVNAMVAGAEVLIPIQCEYYALEGLGQLLRNVDLVRGHLNPTLHVSTILLTMYDGRTRLASQVAEEVRSHFGKEVLRTSIPRSVRISEAPSYGQTVLTYDPGSSGSLSYLEAAREIALRGVGVHYDAQQVHVGSQNNQQMSEGIQ; encoded by the coding sequence ATGGCAGGCTCTATTCATTGCGAGTCTGAAGTCGAGGAGAGTGAATCCTTGCGGTCCGACGCCAACATCGCGGGACCGATGACCGATCCGGTCCCCGGTCCCCGCACTGAGTCGGCGGGGGAGGATGTTTCACGTGAAACACCGCCCCCGATGGACGACACCCCCATTGGCCGTGCCGCTCAGCTGGCGGTGGAGGCTCTCGGCCGCGCCGGCGAGGGCTTGCCCCGCCCGGAGCAGACGCGTGTCATGGTCGTCGCCAATCAGAAGGGCGGAGTAGGGAAGACCACCACCACGGTCAACCTGGCCGCCTCGCTCGCGCTGCACGGCGCGCGCGTTCTGGTGATCGACCTCGATCCACAGGGCAACGCCTCCACGGCGCTCGGGATCGACCATCACGCCGAAGTCCCCTCGATCTATGACGTCCTGGTGGAGAGCAGGCCACTGTCCGAAGTGGTCCAGCCCGTGCCTGACGTCGAAGGCCTCTTCTGTGCCCCGGCCACCATCGATCTCGCCGGTGCGGAGATCGAACTGGTATCGCTGGTGGCGCGGGAGAGTCGGCTCCAGCGGGCGATCGACGCGTACGAGCAGCCGTTGGACTACATCCTCATCGACTGCCCGCCCTCGCTCGGCCTGCTGACCGTCAACGCGATGGTCGCCGGTGCGGAGGTGCTGATCCCCATCCAGTGCGAGTACTACGCGCTGGAGGGGCTGGGACAGCTCCTCCGCAACGTCGATCTGGTCCGTGGGCATCTCAACCCGACCCTGCATGTGTCCACGATCCTGCTCACCATGTATGACGGCAGGACGCGTCTTGCCTCGCAGGTGGCGGAGGAAGTACGCAGTCACTTCGGGAAGGAGGTGCTGCGGACGAGCATCCCTCGGTCCGTACGCATCTCCGAGGCGCCCAGTTACGGCCAGACGGTGTTGACCTACGATCCGGGATCCAGTGGGTCCCTGTCCTACCTCGAAGCCGCCCGTGAGATCGCTCTCCGGGGGGTCGGGGTGCACTATGACGCCCAGCAGGTCCATGTGGGCAGCCAGAACAACCAGCAGATGTCGGAGGGGATCCAGTGA